Proteins from one Pseudomonas sp. KBS0710 genomic window:
- a CDS encoding energy transducer TonB, whose product MTLPSDLPPELSHSGVRPADRLGFTLFLAALIHLALLLGLGFTYVEPKQITKTLEITLATFKSEKKPEKADFLAQDNQQGSGTLDKKAVPKTTEVAPFQDNKVNKVTPPPAPKPEVKQAAPKAAVTTVAPKPQKAATQREKAKTEPTPEPVKPAPTFDSSQLSDQISSLEAELANEQQLYAKRPRIYRLNAASTMRDKGAWYKDEWRKKVERIGNLNYPDEARRQQIYGNLRLLVSINRDGSLYEVQVLESSGQPLLDQAAQRIVRLAAPFAPFTGDLNDIDRLEIIRTWKFARGDRLSSN is encoded by the coding sequence ATGACACTCCCGTCCGATCTGCCCCCCGAACTCTCCCACAGCGGCGTGCGCCCGGCTGATCGGCTCGGATTTACCCTGTTCCTGGCCGCCTTGATCCACCTCGCCCTACTGCTCGGCCTGGGCTTCACCTACGTCGAACCCAAGCAGATCACCAAAACCCTGGAAATCACCCTCGCCACGTTCAAGAGCGAAAAGAAGCCCGAAAAGGCTGACTTTCTTGCCCAGGACAACCAGCAAGGCAGCGGCACCCTCGACAAGAAGGCCGTGCCCAAGACCACCGAAGTGGCGCCTTTCCAGGACAACAAGGTCAATAAAGTCACACCGCCACCCGCCCCCAAGCCCGAGGTCAAGCAGGCCGCGCCCAAGGCTGCCGTGACCACCGTCGCGCCCAAACCGCAAAAAGCTGCGACCCAGCGCGAGAAAGCCAAGACCGAGCCAACGCCTGAGCCCGTCAAACCGGCGCCGACGTTCGACAGCTCACAACTTTCCGACCAGATTTCCAGCCTCGAAGCCGAACTGGCCAATGAACAGCAGCTATACGCCAAGCGCCCACGCATCTACCGGCTGAATGCCGCGTCAACCATGCGTGACAAAGGCGCCTGGTATAAGGACGAGTGGCGCAAGAAGGTCGAGCGCATCGGCAACCTCAACTACCCGGATGAAGCCCGACGTCAGCAGATCTATGGCAATTTGCGTCTTCTGGTGTCGATTAACCGCGATGGTTCGCTATATGAAGTGCAGGTGCTGGAGTCGTCCGGCCAGCCGCTGCTGGACCAGGCTGCCCAGCGCATCGTGCGCCTGGCTGCGCCTTTCGCGCCGTTTACCGGTGACTTGAACGACATCGACCGCCTGGAAATCATCCGCACCTGGAAGTTTGCCAGGGGCGATCGGCTGTCCAGCAATTGA
- the gshB gene encoding glutathione synthase, whose protein sequence is MSVRVGIVMDPIASISYKKDSSLAMLLAAQARGWTLFYMEQRDLYQGDGEARARMRPLQVFANPEKWFELSDEIDSPLSDLDVILMRKDPPFDMEFVYSTYLLEQAERAGVLIVNKPQSLRDCNEKLFATLFPQCTPPTVVSRRADVLREFAAKHGDVILKPLDGMGGTSIFRHRAGDPNLSVILETLTALGTQQIMGQAYIPAIKDGDKRILMIDGEPVDYCLARIPAAGETRGNLAAGGRGEARPLTDKDRWIAAQVSPTLREKGLLFVGLDVIGENLTEINVTSPTCIREIDNAFGTNIGEMLMAAIERKLQVK, encoded by the coding sequence ATGAGCGTTCGCGTCGGCATTGTCATGGACCCTATCGCCAGCATTTCCTATAAAAAGGACAGCTCGCTGGCCATGCTTCTGGCCGCCCAGGCCCGCGGCTGGACGTTGTTCTATATGGAGCAGCGCGATCTTTACCAGGGCGACGGCGAAGCCCGCGCGCGCATGCGCCCGCTGCAGGTGTTTGCCAACCCGGAGAAGTGGTTTGAGCTGTCGGACGAGATCGACAGCCCGCTGAGCGATCTGGACGTGATCCTGATGCGCAAAGACCCGCCGTTCGACATGGAGTTCGTCTACTCCACCTACCTGCTGGAGCAGGCCGAGCGCGCCGGCGTGCTGATCGTCAACAAGCCGCAGAGCCTGCGCGACTGCAATGAAAAGCTGTTCGCCACGCTGTTCCCGCAGTGCACGCCGCCGACCGTGGTCAGCCGCCGCGCCGACGTGCTGCGTGAATTCGCCGCCAAACACGGTGATGTGATCCTCAAACCGCTGGACGGCATGGGCGGCACGTCGATCTTCCGTCACCGCGCCGGCGACCCGAACCTGTCGGTGATCCTGGAAACCCTGACCGCGCTGGGCACCCAGCAGATCATGGGCCAGGCTTATATTCCGGCGATCAAGGATGGCGACAAACGCATCCTGATGATCGACGGCGAGCCGGTGGATTACTGCCTGGCGCGTATTCCGGCGGCAGGCGAGACCCGTGGCAACCTGGCGGCCGGTGGTCGTGGTGAAGCACGCCCACTGACAGACAAAGATCGCTGGATTGCGGCCCAAGTCAGCCCAACCCTGCGGGAAAAGGGCCTGCTATTTGTAGGACTAGACGTAATTGGTGAGAACCTCACCGAAATCAACGTCACCAGCCCGACCTGTATTCGCGAGATCGACAACGCATTTGGCACGAACATCGGCGAAATGCTGATGGCGGCCATTGAGCGCAAGCTACAAGTCAAGTGA
- the pilG gene encoding twitching motility response regulator PilG, with product MEQHSNALRVMVIDDSKTIRRTAETLLKNVGCDVITAIDGFDALARIVDHHPHIIFVDIMMPRLDGYQTCALVKNNPAFKSIPVIMLSSKDGLFDKAKGRIVGVDQFLTKPFSKEELLGAIKAYVPGFAAVEQAH from the coding sequence ATGGAACAGCATTCCAACGCCTTGAGAGTGATGGTGATCGACGATTCAAAAACGATCCGCCGCACCGCCGAGACGCTGTTGAAGAACGTGGGCTGCGATGTGATCACGGCCATCGACGGTTTCGATGCCCTGGCCCGGATTGTTGATCATCACCCGCACATTATCTTTGTCGACATCATGATGCCGCGCCTGGATGGCTACCAGACCTGCGCCCTGGTGAAGAACAACCCGGCGTTCAAGTCGATCCCGGTGATCATGCTGTCCTCCAAAGACGGCCTGTTCGACAAGGCCAAGGGGCGCATCGTCGGTGTCGATCAGTTTTTGACCAAGCCTTTCAGCAAGGAAGAACTGCTGGGTGCAATCAAGGCTTACGTGCCGGGGTTCGCCGCAGTAGAACAAGCACACTGA
- the pilH gene encoding twitching motility response regulator PilH, with protein sequence MARVLIVDDSPTEMYKLTGMLEKHGHVVLKAANGGDGVALARQEKPDAVLMDIVMPGLNGFQATRQLTKDKETEHIPVIIITTKDQETDKVWGTRQGAKDYLTKPVDEDTLIATLNKVLAG encoded by the coding sequence ATGGCACGCGTTCTGATCGTCGACGATTCGCCGACTGAAATGTACAAACTCACCGGCATGCTGGAAAAGCACGGCCACGTGGTGCTTAAGGCCGCCAACGGCGGTGATGGTGTAGCGCTCGCCCGCCAGGAAAAGCCTGACGCGGTATTGATGGATATCGTGATGCCGGGCCTCAATGGGTTCCAGGCTACGCGCCAACTGACCAAAGACAAAGAAACCGAGCATATCCCGGTGATCATCATCACCACCAAAGATCAGGAAACCGACAAGGTCTGGGGTACTCGCCAGGGTGCCAAGGACTACCTGACCAAACCGGTGGACGAAGACACCCTGATCGCCACCTTGAACAAGGTATTGGCCGGCTAA
- a CDS encoding chemotaxis protein CheW yields MTESQTAFELLLDIDRRCRLLAADLPSQEARLQRWSGIGFRLGPHWYVAPMGEVAEVLHEPRCTLMPGVKPWVKGVANLRGRLLPVMDLGGFLGLELSKARKQRRVLVVEYNDLFVGLLVDEVVGMQHFAQDALLVSTAPAAPFIQGEFDSDQVWQVFSPFALAQAPGFMDVAA; encoded by the coding sequence ATGACCGAGTCGCAAACCGCCTTCGAGCTGCTGCTGGACATCGACCGCCGCTGCCGCCTGCTGGCCGCCGACCTGCCGTCCCAGGAAGCCCGCCTGCAACGCTGGAGCGGGATCGGCTTTCGCCTGGGGCCACACTGGTACGTGGCGCCGATGGGCGAAGTTGCCGAAGTGTTGCATGAGCCGCGCTGCACCTTGATGCCCGGCGTAAAGCCATGGGTCAAGGGCGTGGCCAACCTGCGCGGGCGTTTGCTGCCGGTGATGGACCTGGGCGGTTTTCTCGGCCTGGAACTGTCCAAGGCCCGCAAGCAACGGCGGGTGCTGGTGGTCGAATACAACGACCTGTTTGTCGGGTTGCTGGTAGACGAGGTGGTGGGCATGCAGCATTTCGCACAGGACGCTTTGTTGGTGAGCACTGCCCCAGCCGCGCCGTTTATCCAGGGTGAGTTCGACAGCGATCAGGTGTGGCAAGTCTTCAGCCCCTTCGCTCTGGCCCAGGCCCCGGGCTTTATGGATGTTGCCGCATGA
- a CDS encoding methyl-accepting chemotaxis protein, translating to MTTVTTPKPQAASRSRSQIIVLFIALIVFIMLLFANFAYLNTQSTYDKQYIGHAGELRVLSQRIAKNATEAAAGKAAAFKLLGDARNDFAQRWGYLKKGDIETGLPAAPSAVRAEMRAVQTDWEALLKNTDAILASEQTVLSLHQVAATLAETVPQLQMESEKVVDILLQRGAPASQVALAQRQSLLAERILGAVNTVLAGDETAVQAADAFGRDASRFGVVLNGMLNGNPGLRITQVEDHDACARLAEISELFEFVSGSVDEILETSPQLFQVRASASNIFNLSQTLLDEASHLATGFENLASGRSFDTIGGYVLGLLALASIILIGLVMVRETNRQLHETAEKNERNQNAIMRLLDEIEDLADGDLTVTASVTEDFTGTIADSINYSVDQLRDLVATINLTAGQVAGAVQDTQATAMHLAQASEHQAQQIAEASTAINQMAQSIDQVSANAAESSAVAERSVEIANKGNEVVHNTIHGMDNIREQIQDTAKRIKRLGESSQEIGDIVSLIDDIADQTNILALNAAIQASMAGDAGRGFAVVADEVQRLAERSSAATRQIETLVRAIQADTNEAVISMEQTTTEVVRGARLAQDAGVALEEIEGVSKTLAALIQSISNAAQQQTSSAGQISLTMNVIQQITTQTSSGSTATAESIGNLAKMASQLRRSVSGFTLPAAKQVDD from the coding sequence ATGACCACCGTCACCACACCCAAACCCCAGGCCGCGTCGCGCAGCCGCTCACAGATCATCGTGCTGTTTATCGCGCTGATCGTGTTCATCATGCTGTTGTTCGCCAACTTCGCGTACCTCAACACCCAGTCCACCTACGACAAACAGTACATCGGCCACGCCGGTGAGCTGCGCGTGCTGTCGCAGCGCATCGCCAAAAACGCCACCGAGGCCGCTGCCGGCAAGGCCGCCGCGTTCAAATTGCTGGGCGATGCGCGCAACGACTTTGCGCAGCGTTGGGGCTACCTGAAAAAAGGTGATATCGAGACCGGCCTGCCGGCCGCGCCCAGTGCGGTACGTGCGGAAATGCGCGCGGTGCAGACCGACTGGGAAGCGTTGCTGAAAAACACCGACGCGATTCTCGCCAGCGAGCAAACCGTGCTGTCCCTGCATCAAGTGGCCGCGACCCTCGCCGAAACCGTGCCGCAATTGCAGATGGAGTCGGAAAAGGTCGTCGATATCCTCCTGCAACGCGGTGCCCCGGCCAGCCAGGTAGCGTTGGCCCAGCGCCAGTCGCTGTTGGCCGAGCGCATTTTAGGCGCGGTCAACACCGTGCTGGCTGGTGACGAAACTGCCGTGCAAGCCGCCGATGCCTTTGGCCGCGATGCCAGCCGTTTCGGTGTGGTGCTCAACGGTATGCTCAATGGCAACCCAGGCCTGCGCATTACCCAGGTCGAGGACCATGACGCGTGCGCACGGCTGGCGGAAATTTCGGAGCTGTTCGAGTTTGTCTCCGGCTCCGTGGATGAAATCCTCGAAACCTCGCCACAGCTGTTCCAGGTGCGGGCCTCGGCAAGCAATATCTTCAACCTCTCGCAAACCCTGCTCGATGAAGCCTCGCACCTGGCCACCGGGTTTGAAAACCTTGCCAGCGGGCGTAGTTTCGACACTATTGGCGGGTATGTGCTGGGTTTGCTGGCGTTGGCCTCGATTATTTTGATCGGCCTGGTGATGGTGCGCGAAACCAACCGCCAACTGCATGAAACCGCCGAGAAAAACGAGCGCAATCAGAACGCGATCATGCGCCTGCTGGATGAAATCGAAGACCTGGCCGACGGCGACCTCACCGTGACCGCCTCGGTCACCGAGGACTTCACCGGCACCATCGCTGATTCCATCAACTACTCCGTGGACCAGCTGCGCGATCTGGTCGCCACCATCAACCTCACTGCCGGGCAAGTGGCCGGTGCGGTGCAGGACACCCAGGCCACCGCCATGCACCTGGCCCAGGCCTCGGAGCACCAAGCCCAGCAGATCGCTGAAGCCTCCACGGCGATCAATCAGATGGCGCAATCCATCGATCAAGTGTCGGCCAACGCCGCCGAATCCTCGGCTGTGGCAGAGCGCTCGGTGGAAATCGCCAACAAGGGCAACGAGGTGGTGCACAACACCATCCATGGCATGGACAACATCCGCGAACAGATCCAGGACACCGCCAAGCGCATCAAGCGCCTGGGCGAGTCGTCCCAGGAGATTGGCGACATCGTCAGCCTGATCGACGACATTGCCGACCAGACCAACATCCTCGCCCTCAACGCCGCCATCCAGGCGAGCATGGCTGGTGACGCCGGGCGCGGTTTTGCGGTGGTTGCCGATGAGGTGCAAAGGCTGGCCGAGCGCTCATCCGCCGCCACCCGGCAAATCGAAACCCTGGTGCGCGCGATCCAGGCCGACACCAACGAAGCGGTTATCTCCATGGAACAAACCACCACCGAAGTGGTGCGTGGCGCGCGGCTGGCCCAGGACGCGGGCGTGGCGCTGGAAGAGATCGAAGGTGTGTCGAAAACCCTGGCGGCGTTGATTCAGAGCATCTCGAATGCGGCGCAGCAACAGACCTCGTCGGCGGGGCAGATTTCGCTGACGATGAACGTGATTCAGCAGATCACCA